In the genome of Nymphaea colorata isolate Beijing-Zhang1983 chromosome 9, ASM883128v2, whole genome shotgun sequence, one region contains:
- the LOC116260126 gene encoding uncharacterized protein LOC116260126, with the protein MSNDHYSSVEIPVIAVSRQRPASSDNRALSSNNRGTGNSFFPRSWPYQQEIMMDPWSLFEERVRTGPFGLTGFPSHPHSPVYILTIGDPTAEDLNPRLLNFVRESQPRALAEHWHLTLPTERPVGTLRESQPRALAEHWHLTLPTERPVATLTQGEFNNVMKKMKKKVYKPKSTGMFFKSSSKRKKDDNIEDEECTICLEKFVPGEDVLITPCNHMFHGDCLQPWVRSHGKCPVCRLAFSERSEELSVANAHMGDADSDSILPLIRAMEEAFSWINRRY; encoded by the exons ATGAGCAACGACCATTACTCGTCCGTCGAGATCCCCGTGATCGCCGTTTCCCGGCAACGGCCAGCTTCTTCCGATAACCGTGCCCTTTCTTCTAATAACCGCGGGACAGGGAACTCCTTTTTCCCTCGTAGCTGGCCATACCAACAA GAAATAATGATGGATCCTTGGAGTCTGTTTGAGGAAAGGGTGAGAACCGGCCCGTTCGGCTTAACAGG CTTTCCTTCTCATCCTCATTCACCAGTCTACATCCTCACCATAGGAGATCCGACAGCAGAGGATTTGAACCCGAGGCTCTTAAACTTTGTTAGGGAGTCCCAACCAAGAGCACTCGCAGAACACTGGCACCTCACTTTGCCCACGGAAAGACCCGTCGGAACCCTAAGGGAGTCCCAACCAAGAGCACTCGCAGAACACTGGCACCTCACTTTGCCCACGGAAAGACCCGTCGCAACCCTAACCCAGGGAGAGTTCAACAATgtaatgaagaagatgaagaagaaagtgtACAAGCCCAAGTCAACCGGCATGTTCTTTAAGAGTAGCAGCAAGCGCAAGAAGGACGACAACATTGAAGATGAAGAGTGCACCATCTGCCTAGAGAAGTTTGTGCCTGGGGAAGATGTGCTCATCACTCCCTGCAACCACATGTTTCATGGCGACTGCTTGCAGCCGTGGGTGAGAAGCCACGGAAAATGCCCCGTTTGCCGTCTGGCATTCTCCGAGCGCAGCGAAGAACTATCGGTCGCAAATGCACATATGGGCGACGCAGACAGTGACAGCATCCTGCCACTAATAAGGGCCATGGAGGAGGCCTTCAGCTGGATAAACCGTCGCTATTGA